The Mycolicibacterium insubricum DNA segment GCGTCGCCGTCGAGCGCCAGGGCGATCGAGCCCTCGGTGTGGCCGCGCAGGTGGATGGCGGTGAAGTGCAGGTCACCGATGTCGATGGTGTCGCCGTCGGCGATGAGGCGGTCCGGTCGCACCGGCAGCGGATCGGCGTCCAACTCGTGCGAGGCCGTCGGGGCGCCGGTCATCTCGGCGATCGGAACCAGTGCCTGCCAGTGGTCCAGGTGCTGGTGGCTGGTCAAGATCAGCGCGACGTCGGGGGTGTGCTCGGTGATCAGCTGGGCGAGCGTATCGGCGTCGTTGGCGGCGTCGATGAGCAATGTCTTTCCGGTGTTGGTGCAGGTCACCAGGTAGGCGTTGTTGTCCATCGGGCCGACCGACGCCTTGATGATGGTGGCGCCGGGCAGCCTGCGCACCGCAGCGGTGCCGGATTCGACGTGGCCGGTGTAGCTCTCCGAGACGACGGTCATGGGCATTGAGATTACTGTGAGCGCGACCTGAGCCGCCGGTAGGTACGTTCCACCTGTCGGTGCCCGGGCATAGCGTGCGGATATGCCGTCGAGCCTGCACGAAGTGGTGGTGGCGCTGATGCGTCAGGTGCCTGGCTTCGCGATGGGACTGGCGAGGAGGGGCGGGAGCTCAGCTGCGCAGAATCTAACGGCGCGGGAGGGGGCACCGGACTTGTCGCTGGCGACACCGACTGAGCAGCGCGCCGACGCGGTGATCACCTTGCATGACGAGACGGGCGCGACGGCGCTCGGGATCGTTGCCGAGGTCCAGTTGGCCCGCGACATACGAAAACCGACCCGCTGGCTGAGCTACCTGGCCTCTTTGCATGTTCGGCTGGGTTGCCCGGTGATCCTGCTGATCATCTGTACCGACGACGCAACCGCGCGATGGGCGGCGGGCTGTGGTGATCTCGGCGGTTCGGTACTGCTGAGGCCGGCGGTTGTGGGCCCGTCCGACATACCGGTTATCACCGATCCCGATATTGCCCGCGCGGACCTGGAGATGGCGATGCTCTCTGCGTTCGTTCATGCCGATGAGCACCGGACGCTCGACGCTGTGTTCGCCGCTTTGACCCCCGATGACGACCGCAGCCCGCTGTACACTGACTTTCTACAGTCAGCGCTGCCGCCGGCCGCCTTGACCCACCTGGAGCACCTCATGACCGCCACCGACTGGCAGTACAAAGGCGAGTTCGCCCGCACCTACTTCGACCAGGGTAAAGCCGAAGCCCTGTTGGCCGTCCTGACCGCCCGGGGAATCACCGTCCCCGATGATGAGCGGGACCGCGTGCGCCGATGCACCGACCCGAACCTACTGGACACCTGGCTGGTCAAGGCGGCCACCGCTACAACCCTCACCGAAGTCTTCGGTTAGCTCTTCGCGGCTCGTTGCTCGCCGCTCGACTTGTCGGTGTCCTCCGGCCCGCCAAGCTCTTCGTGGCTCGTTCCTCGCCGCTCGACTTGTCGGGGCCGCCACCTACGATGGACGCTGGCCTGTTTTCGGCCCGACAAGAATCGGAGAGTGACCGGTGGCTGACCGCCTGATCGTCAAGGGCGCGCGCGAACACAACCTGCGCAGCGTCGACCTTGACCTGCCCCGCGACGCCCTGATCGTCTTCACCGGGCTGTCCGGCTCGGGCAAGTCCTCGCTGGCGTTCGACACCATTTTCGCCGAGGGCCAGCGCCGGTATGTGGAGTCGCTGTCGGCCTACGCGCGCCAGTTCCTCGGCCAGATGGACAAGCCCGACGTCGACTTCATCGAGGGCCTGTCACCGGCGGTGTCCATCGACCAGAAGTCCACCAACCGCAACCCGCGCTCGACGGTCGGCACCATCACCGAGGTCTACGACTACCTGCGCCTGCTCTACGCCCGCGCCGGATCGCCGCACTGCCCGGTGTGCGGCGAAAAGATCGCCCGGCAGACCCCGCAGCAGATCGTCGACCAGGTGCTCGCGATGGACGAGGGCCTGCGCTTCCAGGTGCTGGCACCCGTCGTCCGCACCCGCAAGGGCGAGTTCGTCGACCTCTTCGACAAGCTCAACTCCCAGGGCTACAGCCGCGCCCGGGTGGACGGCGTCGTCTATCCGCTCACCGACCCGCCGAAACTGAAGAAACAGGAGAAGCACGATATCGAGGTGGTCGTCGATCGCCTGACCGTCAAGGCGAGCTCCAAGCAGCGGCTCACCGACTCGGTGGAGACCGCGCTGAACCTCGCCGACGGCATCGTGGTGCTGGAATTCGTCGACCGCGAAGACGACCACCCGCACCGCGAACAGCGGTTCTCCGAGAAGCTGGCCTGCCCCAACGGGCACCCGCTGGCCGTCGACGACCTGGAGCCGCGGTCGTTCTCCTTCAACTCGCCCTACGGCGCCTGCCCGGAGTGCACCGGCCTGGGTATCCGCAAGGAGGTCGATCCCGACCTGGTGGTGCCCGATCCGGAACTGACGCTCGCCGAGGGTGCCGTCGCACCGTGGTCCATGGGCCACACCGCCGAGTACTTCACCCGGATGATGGCCGGGCTGGGGGAGTCGATGGGCTTCGACGTCGACACCCCGTGGCGCAAACTGCCGGCCAAGGCCCGCAACGCCATCCTCAACGGCTGCGACGAGCAGGTCCACGTCCGCTACAAGAACCGCTACGGCCGCACCCGCTCCTACTACGCCGACTTCGAAGGCGTGCTGGCGTACCTGCAGCGCCGGATGGAGCAGACCGAATCCGAGCAGATGAAGGAACGGCTCGAAGGCTTCATGCGCGACGTGCCCTGCCCCGAGTGCAACGGCACCCGGCTCAAGCCGGAGATCCTGGCGGTCACCCTGGCCGCCGGTGACCTGGGCGCCATGTCCATCGCCGAGGTCTGTGCGCTGTCCATCGCCGACTGCTCGAACTTCCTCAACGCCCTGACCCTGGGCCCGCGCGAGCAGGCCATCGCCGGGCAGGTGCTCAAGGAGGTGCAGTCACGGCTGGGATTCCTGCTCGACGTCGGCCTGGAGTACCTGTCGCTGGAGCGCGCGGCGGGCACCCTCTCCGGTGGTGAGGCCCAACGCATCCGGCTCGCCACCCAGATCGGCTCCGGTCTGGTCGGGGTGCTGTACGTGCTCGACGAGCCGTCCATCGGCCTGCACCAGCGGGACAACCGGCGGTTGATCGAGACGCTGACGCGGCTGCGTGACCTCGGCAACACCCTCATCGTCGTCGAGCACGACGAGGACACCATCGCCTCCTCGGACTGGGTCGTCGACATCGGGCCGGCCGCCGGCGAACACGGCGGCACCGTCGTGCACAGCGGCCCGTACGACGAGCTGCTGACCAACCCCGCCTCCATCACCGGCGCGTACCTGGCCGGACGGGAAAGCATCGAGGTCCCGATGGTGCGGCGCCCGGTGGACCATTCCCGGGTGCTGACCGTCGTCGGGGCCCGCGAGCACAACCTGCGCGACATCGACGTCTCGTTCCCCCTCGGTGTGCTGACCGCGGTCACCGGCGTGTCCGGGTCGGGCAAATCGACCCTGGTCAACGACATCCTGGCGACGGTGCTGGCCAACAAGCTCAACGGCGCCCGGATGGTGCCCGGCCGGCACACCCGGATCAACGGTCTCAACGAGGTGGACAAGCTGGTGCGGGTCGACCAGTCGCCCATCGGGCGCACCCCGCGGTCGAACGCCGCCACCTACACCGGGGTGTTCGACAAGATCCGCACCCTGTTCGCGGCGACCACCGAGGCCAAGGTGCGCGGCTACCAACCCGGCCGGTTCTCCTTCAACGTCAAGGGCGGACGCTGCGAGGCCTGCTCGGGTGACGGCACGCTCAAGATCGAGATGAACTTCCTGCCCGACGTGTACGTGCCGTGCGAGGTGTGCCACGGCGCCCGGTACAACCGGGAAACCCTCGAGGTGCACTACAAGGGCAAGACCATCGCCGAGGTGCTGGATCTGTCCATCGAGGAGGCCACCGAGTTCTTCGAACCGATCAGCTCCATCCACCGCTACCTCAAGACCCTGCTCGACGTTGGCCTGGGCTACGTGCGCCTCGGGCAACCCGCGCCGACGCTGTCCGGCGGCGAGGCCCAACGCGTGAAACTGGCCGCCGAGCTGCAGAAACGGTCCACCGGCCGCACGGTGTACATCCTCGACGAGCCGACCACGGGTCTGCACTTCGAGGACATCCGCAAGCTGTTGAAGGTGATCAACGGGCTGGTCGACAAGGGCAACACGGTGATCGTCATCGAGCACAACCTCGACGTCATCAAGACCGCCGACTGGCTCATCGACATGGGCCCCGAGGGTGGATCGGGCGGCGGGATGGTCGTCGCTCAGGGCACCCCGGAGGATGTCGCGGCGGTGCCGGAGAGCTACACCGGCAAGTTCCTGGCCGAGGTGCTCGACGGGCGCGGAGCCCCGGCTCAGCTCACCCGGGCACCGGCGAAGAAGGCCCCGGCCAGGAAAGCCCCCGCCAAGAAGGCCGCCGCGCAGAAGCCGGCTGCGCAGAAGGCTGCCGCCCAGAAAACGACAGCGAAAAAGGCGGCGCCGGCGCGGGCGAAGAAGGTCACCGCGCGCGGCTGAGCGCCCGCCGCAGGTCAGCGCGCGCGAGCCCTCGCGCAGTCGCAGCCGTCCACCGGGACCGTGGGCAGCTCGTCGCAGCGGAACAAGCCGGCCCCGCCGGTGGCATCCGACAGCGCGTCGGCGGCCAGGATCACCGCGGCCGCCGTCCAGGTGGTGCGCTCCACCGGCCAGCGCTTCCCGTCGGCGTAGACCAGCCCGGTCCAATACGAGCCGTCCCGCTCACGCAAGTGCTGCATGTTGGCCAGCAGCTCGGTGGCCCGGTCGACATCGCCGATGGCCTGCAGCGTGAGGGCCAGCTCGCAGGTCTCGGCGCCGGTCACCCAGGGCCGGTCGTCGACGCAGCGGATACCCAGGCCCTCGACGACGAACTCCGACCAGCGGTCGGTGATTCGTTCCTCGGCCGCCGCGCCGCGCAGCGCACCGCCGAGCACCGGGTAGTACCAGTCCATCGAATGGTGCGGCTTCTCGGTGAACAGCTCCGGGTGATCGGTCAGCGCGTGGCCGAGTCGGCCGGCGGCCAGCTCCCAGTCCGGCTGGGATTCGCCGAGCGTGTCCGCCAGTGCCAAGGCGCAGCGCAGGCTGTGCTGGATGCTGGCGCTGCCGGTGACCAGGGCCTCCGGGATGGGGCCGGAAACCGAATGTGCCCAGCAGATCTCGCCGCCCGGGCGCTGTAGATCGAGCACGAAGTCGATGGCGCGCCGTACCGTGGGCCACATGGTCGCCGCGAAATCGCGATCACCGGTGACCAACAGGTGGTGCCACACCCCGGCGGCGATATAGGCGCAGAAGTTGGTGTCGCTGTGCGGGTCCTCGACGACGTCGCCGCGCAGCTGAATCGGCCACGACCCGTCCGGCCGCTGGGTACGTCGCGACCACTCGTAGGCCGCGCGCGCGGCGTCGAGCCGGCCCGCTGCCGTCAGGGCCATCGCACATTCGACGTGATCCCACGGGTCGGTGTGCCCGCCGGCCGACCAGGGGATCGCGCCGGACCGATGCTGCACCGCGACAATGGAATCGGCGGTGTCGCGGCACTGCTGCGCGGAGAGGATCCCGGGGACCGACGGGGTGTCAGGAAGCACCGTCGGTCCCTGGCGCGGCTGGTTTGCGGAAGTACAGGGCGACACTCTTTCCGATCAGCGGATTGAGCGCGGTCTCGGCGACCCGGGTGGCCAGCGGCGCGGACATCATGTCCCATACCAGCAGCCGATGGTAGGCGGTCACCGCGGGGTGCTCGTTATTCTCCACTCCCACAGCGCATTTCAGCCACCAGTAGGGGGAGTGCAGAGCGTGCGCGTGATGGGTGTGGGTGCAGGCCAGCCCCCGGGCGGTGATCTTGTCCCGCAGTGCGTCGGCGCGGTAGATCCGGACGTGGCCGCCCTCGTTGGCGTGATAGTCGTCGGAGAGCAGCCAGCACAAGCGCTCCGGCAGCCAGCGGGGCACCGTCACCGCCAGCAGCCCGCCGGGGCGCAGTACCCGGACCAGCTCGTCGATGGCCGCGTCGTCGGCGGGGACGTGCTCGAGGATCTCCGAGGCGATCACGACGTCGAAGTGCCCGTCGGGGTAGGGCAGTGCCAGGGCGTCACCGGCCACCGCCTGCGCCTGCGCACTCGCCGGGGCCTCCCCGACATCGGCCATCGCCCCGAACATCGTTGCCACACCGGCCAGCTCGGCCTCGTCCTGGTCGAACGCGACGATGTCGGCGCCCCGGCGGTAGGCTTCGAAGCTGTGCCGGCCCGCGCCGCAGCCGACGTCGATGACCCGCATGCCGGGCCCGATGCCCAGCCGGTCGAAGTCGACGGTCAGCATGGGGCGCACCGGTCCATGGCCCGCCGGTACACGGCGGCGGTTGCAGCGGCCACCGCCGGCCAGGAGAACACCTCGACTGCGCGTTTGCGGCCCGCCGCCCCCATCCGCTGGCGCCGCGCGGGGGAGTCCAGCAGCTCACCGAGGTTGTAGGTGAGTTCCTCGATGTCGCCCGGGGCCACCAGCACCGCGCAGTCGCCGGGCGTGCCGAGCACCTCCGGGAGGGCACCGGCACGGCTGGCGACGATCGGGGTTCCGCTGGCCATCGCCTCCACCGCGGGCAGCGAGAACCCTTCGTAAAGGGAAGGGATGCAGGCGATTTCCGCGGATGACAGCAACCCGGCGAGTTCGTCGTCGGACAGGCCGCTGGAGATCCGCACCACGTCGGAGATACCGAGCTCGGCGATCAGCTTCTCGGTGGGCCCGCCGTTCTCCAGCTTGGCCACCAGTTGCAGCTCCACCTGGCGGTGGCTGCGCAGCTTGGCCACCGCGTGCAGCAGATTCGACACGCCCTTGAGCGGCACGTCGGCACTGGCGATGGCGATGATCCGCCCCCGGACCCGGGGCTGATCACCCGGGGCGAACAGCCGGGTGTCCACGCCGAGGGGTACCACCTGGAGTTGGTCGCGCCCGACGCCGAAATCCTCGGCGATGTCGTCGGCCGAGGCGGTGGACACCGTGAGCAGGTCGGGGATCTGGCGGGCGACTTTCTTCTGCATCTCGGCGAAGCCGTACCAGCGGTGCACCAGCGGTTTGCGCCACCACCGTGCTGCGGCCAGGTCGACCACCCGGTCCCGGGTGATCGGGTGATGCACGGTGGCCACCACCGGCAGGCCCGCGCGCGCGATGCGCAGCAGCCCGGTGCCCAGGCACTGGTTGTCGTGCACGACGTCGAAATCCGCGCGCCGGTCGGCCAGCAGCCGGGCCGCCCGCAGGCTGAACGTGCGGGGTTCGGGGAAGCCGGCCGTCCACATGGTGGCCAGCTCCAGGGCGTCGATGGGGGTCCTGATCTCGCTGGGCCGCGGAGTCCGGAACGGATCCGGCTCGCGGTAGAGGTCCAGGCTGGCGACGGTGGTGAGCCGCACGCGCGGATCCAGGCCCTCCGGATAAGGCGGCCCGGAGAACACCTCGACGTGGTGTCCGAGGTCGACCAGCCCGCGGGACAGGTGCCGCACGTAGACGCCCTGGCCACCACAGTGGGTCTTGCTGCGATACGACAGCAAGGCGATGCGCAGCGCGTCCTCCGGGCGCGCGCCAACCCCCTTGGCAGAATTTCTGGACATGTGTCCAGACTTTAGTTCGATCACCGGGGCGATGCAACGCCGAGCCCCCGGCCTGCGACGCGATACGGTGACGGGGTGAGTGTCCCCGCGCCGGCCGAGCTGCTGGCCGTCGTCGAACAGTCTCCCGCGTTCGCCGCTGCGCACGATCGCAGCGGCTGGGTGAACCTGTTCAGCGACGACGGCAGCGTCGAGGATCCGGTCGGATCGCGGCGCCACACCGGGCACGCCGCGATCGGGCGGTTCTACGACACGTTCATCGGGCCGCGCGACATCGTCTTTCACCGCGACCTCGACATCGTGGCCGGATCCACCGTGCTGCGCAGCCTGACGCTGCAGGTGGGCATGGGCGGCGGGGTCACCATGGAAATCCCCGCCTACCTGCGCTATGTCGTCGTCGAGTCCACCGGCGAGCCGAAGATCGCCGAGCTGCAGGCGTTCTGGGAGCTGCCGGCAATGGTGTGGCAGTTCGCCAGCAACGGCATCGCCGCGCTCGGGCCCGGACTCCGACTGACCCGCGCGCTGCTGACCAATCAGAATCCCGTCGGCGCCCTCGGTTTTGCCGCCGGAGCCCGACGTCCCGGAGCCCGGCAGCGCGCCGCGCTGAACACCCTGACGACGGCGCTGACCCGCGGCGACGAGCTGGCCGTCCGCCGGATCCTCGGCCGCGGGGTCGCGGTGAACCTCGGCGATGACACCGCGGTCAGCGCCGACGGGATCGGTGCGCTGCTGCGCGGGGCGACCTGGACCAAACACATCGCCGCCGGCCGCTATATCGCCGTCGCCGTCCGCACCGACACCGCCCGGGGTGTGCTGATCGCCGAGTTCGGCGCCGGGGCGCAGGTCGTCGGGCTGCGGTATTTCACGCCCAGCTGACTGCGGTCGCTCCCACCTCGCCGACCGTGGTGCTTACTGGCGTGCCGAGTTGATTCCGGCCCACGTTCGACCCGACTAGAGCCGCTTGCGGCGGTAGAGCGTGCCCAGCGCCAGCAGCACCAGGCTCACCACCAGGATCGCGGTGGCCAGCACGTTGATCTGCGGCGGCACGGCGGCCTTCACCGCGGCGTTGACATACAGCGGATAGGTGACCGTCGACCCGCTGACGAAGTAGGTGATGATGAAGTCATCCAGCGACAGGGCGAAGGACAGCATCGCCGCGGCCACCACACCGGGTACGACCATCGGCAGCGTCACGGTGGCGAAGGTGCGAACCGGGCCCGCACCCAGATCCAGCGCCGCGTCCTCCAGCGACCAGTCGATACCGCGGGCTCGCGCGCGCACCGTCATCGCGATGAAGCTGATCTCGAAGGCGACGTGCGCGATGACGATGGTGACCGGCCCCGATGCCCAGCCCAGATCCAGAAACAACGTCAACAACGACGCGCCCATCACCACTTCCGGCGCGGTCAACGGCAGCACCAGCAGGGTTTCCACCAGCGAGCTGCCCCGAAAACGCCGCCGCGCCATGGCGATCGCCATCAGCGACCCCAGCACCAGCGCAATCGCCGTCGATATCCCGGCGACCAGCAGGCTCATCTTCAGCGCCTCGGTCAGCGCCGGATACTTGAACGGGTCGGCCCAGTTGTCCAGGGTGAAGCCCTGCCAGGTGTAGTTGAACTTGCCCGACGGCGCGTTGAACGAGAACGCCACGATCACGAAGATCGGGGTGAAGATGAACAGCAGCACCAACGCCGCACTGACCCGCAGCGCCAGCGTGCCCAGCCCCCTCACACCAGGTCCTTGGTGCCCAGCGCCCGGGTGTAGAGCAGCACCCCGGCCAGAATCGAGGCCATCAGCACGAAGCTCAGTGCGGCGGCCACCGGATAGTCTTTCACCACCAGGAACTGCTTCTGGATGACGTTGCCGATCATGGTGGTTCGCGGTGAACCCAGGTAGTCGGCGTTGATGAAGTCACCGACGGCGGGGATGAACACCAGCAGACTGCCGGCGACGATCCCGGGCATCGACAGCGGCAGGACCACTTTGCCGAACACCCGCGGCCCGGTCGAATACAGATCGCGCGCGGCATCGAGCAGCCGCACGTCGATCTTCTCCAGGCTGGCATACAGCGGCAGCACCATGAACGTCATCGAGTTGTACACCAGGCCGCCGATCACCGCCCAGCTCGTGGAGAGCAGCCGGCCCTCCGAGGGCAACAACCCGACGCTGCCCAGAGCGCCCACCACAAACCCGTCGTCGGCGAGGATGGTCTTCCAGGCCAGGGTGCGGATCAGGAACGTGACGAAGAACGGCAGCACCACCAGGCCCAGCAGCAGGTTCTTGTACCGTCCGGCCTTGAACGCGATGGTGTAGGCCAGCGGGTAGCTCAGCAGCAGCGAGATCACCGTCGCGGCCAGCGCATAGCCCAGCGAGCGCATGATCTGTTCGGAGTAGGTGTCCAGGGCGCGTGTGTAGTTGTCGAACTGCCACGAAAACGTCAGCGTCGGAAGGAAAACCGATCCAGAGCTGGTCGACAGCGAGGTGCGCAGCAGGGAGAACATCGGCACCGCGAAGAACACCGTCAGGTAGATCAGCGCCGGGGCGATCATCAGATACGGCGCGAACCGGCTACCGCGGCGGGCGGTGCCGGTGGCGATACCGGCCACCTCAGCCGCCGGTTACCGCGGCATAGGCGGTGTTGTATTCCTGGGTCTGCTCGTCGGTCAGCGCCGCCCAGCTGACCAGCCGGTCACGCACCTGCTGGCTGGGGTTGATCAACGGGTTGGCCGACAACTTCGGATCGACCTTGTCCAGCGCACCGGTCATATCGGAGAGCACCGGCACCGACGGGTTCATCTCGATGATCTTGGCGTAATTGTCGCGATCGTAGATGTAGTTGATCCACACCTCGGCGGCCTTCTGGTTGGCCGTGGTGTACGGGATCACCATGGTGTCGGTGTACCACATCCCGCCGGTGTCCGGGATGATGAATTCCAGGTTCGGGTTGTCCCCGCCGAGTCCGGCGATGTCACCCGAATACGCCTGGGCGACAACCACATTGCCGGAGGCCAGATCGTCGAGGTAGTCGTTGCCGGTGAACCGGCGGATCTGCCCGTTGTCCTTCTGCTCCCGGATGGCGTCGACGGCCTGCTGCACGGTCACCGTCGACGGGTTGGCGGGGGAGTTGCCCTGGGACTGCATGACCATCCCGACGCCGTCCTGCATGTCGGCCAGCATGGTCACCCGGCCGCGGAACGCCGGGTCCCACAGGTCGGAGACGGAGGTGATCGGGCGTTTGGTGGCAGCCTTGTTGTAGGCCAGTCCCACCATCCCGGTCAGATACGGCGCGATGTGCGTGCGGCCCGGGTCCGCGGGACTGTTGATCAGGTCGGCGCGCAGGTTGGCCAGGTTCGGCACCCGCTCGCGGTTGATCTGGTTGAGCCAGCCCAGGTTCATCAGCCGCAGCGCCATGAACTCGGTGGGCACCACCAGGTCGGCGCCGATGTCGCGGTGGGCGGCCAGGTCCGCCTTGTACTTGGAGAACCACACCTCGTTGTCGTTGAAGTCCTCGCGGTACTGCACCTGCAGGCCGGTGGCGTGCTGGAAGGCGTCGACGAACCCGGCCGGCATGTAGTTCGGCCAGTTCGACACCCGCAGCAGCCCGGCGGCCGGGGTGCCGTCGTCGGGCACCACGGTGTTGGCGGTCCCCGCGGGGGTCTTGTTGTCGGAGCTGCAGGCACTGAGCAGCGACGGGCCCAGAGCGGCGGCGGCGATCGCCGCGGCGCCACCGCCGAGGAAGGAGCGACGTGACGCCGGCCGTCGGGACGACTGATCAACCATGGCGGTGGGCCTTTCTCGGCGGGGTCACACGGGTCATCGGGGCGCCTCGGGGACGCCGGGCAGGATCAGTGCGGCTTCGGGCGCCCAGCCG contains these protein-coding regions:
- a CDS encoding glycosyltransferase family 4 protein; protein product: MRIALLSYRSKTHCGGQGVYVRHLSRGLVDLGHHVEVFSGPPYPEGLDPRVRLTTVASLDLYREPDPFRTPRPSEIRTPIDALELATMWTAGFPEPRTFSLRAARLLADRRADFDVVHDNQCLGTGLLRIARAGLPVVATVHHPITRDRVVDLAAARWWRKPLVHRWYGFAEMQKKVARQIPDLLTVSTASADDIAEDFGVGRDQLQVVPLGVDTRLFAPGDQPRVRGRIIAIASADVPLKGVSNLLHAVAKLRSHRQVELQLVAKLENGGPTEKLIAELGISDVVRISSGLSDDELAGLLSSAEIACIPSLYEGFSLPAVEAMASGTPIVASRAGALPEVLGTPGDCAVLVAPGDIEELTYNLGELLDSPARRQRMGAAGRKRAVEVFSWPAVAAATAAVYRRAMDRCAPC
- a CDS encoding polyamine ABC transporter substrate-binding protein, producing MVDQSSRRPASRRSFLGGGAAAIAAAALGPSLLSACSSDNKTPAGTANTVVPDDGTPAAGLLRVSNWPNYMPAGFVDAFQHATGLQVQYREDFNDNEVWFSKYKADLAAHRDIGADLVVPTEFMALRLMNLGWLNQINRERVPNLANLRADLINSPADPGRTHIAPYLTGMVGLAYNKAATKRPITSVSDLWDPAFRGRVTMLADMQDGVGMVMQSQGNSPANPSTVTVQQAVDAIREQKDNGQIRRFTGNDYLDDLASGNVVVAQAYSGDIAGLGGDNPNLEFIIPDTGGMWYTDTMVIPYTTANQKAAEVWINYIYDRDNYAKIIEMNPSVPVLSDMTGALDKVDPKLSANPLINPSQQVRDRLVSWAALTDEQTQEYNTAYAAVTGG
- a CDS encoding ABC transporter permease, which codes for MRGLGTLALRVSAALVLLFIFTPIFVIVAFSFNAPSGKFNYTWQGFTLDNWADPFKYPALTEALKMSLLVAGISTAIALVLGSLMAIAMARRRFRGSSLVETLLVLPLTAPEVVMGASLLTLFLDLGWASGPVTIVIAHVAFEISFIAMTVRARARGIDWSLEDAALDLGAGPVRTFATVTLPMVVPGVVAAAMLSFALSLDDFIITYFVSGSTVTYPLYVNAAVKAAVPPQINVLATAILVVSLVLLALGTLYRRKRL
- a CDS encoding prenyltransferase, with protein sequence MLPDTPSVPGILSAQQCRDTADSIVAVQHRSGAIPWSAGGHTDPWDHVECAMALTAAGRLDAARAAYEWSRRTQRPDGSWPIQLRGDVVEDPHSDTNFCAYIAAGVWHHLLVTGDRDFAATMWPTVRRAIDFVLDLQRPGGEICWAHSVSGPIPEALVTGSASIQHSLRCALALADTLGESQPDWELAAGRLGHALTDHPELFTEKPHHSMDWYYPVLGGALRGAAAEERITDRWSEFVVEGLGIRCVDDRPWVTGAETCELALTLQAIGDVDRATELLANMQHLRERDGSYWTGLVYADGKRWPVERTTWTAAAVILAADALSDATGGAGLFRCDELPTVPVDGCDCARARAR
- a CDS encoding MBL fold metallo-hydrolase, with product MTVVSESYTGHVESGTAAVRRLPGATIIKASVGPMDNNAYLVTCTNTGKTLLIDAANDADTLAQLITEHTPDVALILTSHQHLDHWQALVPIAEMTGAPTASHELDADPLPVRPDRLIADGDTIDIGDLHFTAIHLRGHTEGSIALALDGDATGGVTQIFSGDCLFPGGVGKTWADGDFERLLGDVSTKLFDRYDDDAVIYPGHGDDTTLGAERPHLAEWRARGW
- a CDS encoding ketosteroid isomerase family protein, translating into MSVPAPAELLAVVEQSPAFAAAHDRSGWVNLFSDDGSVEDPVGSRRHTGHAAIGRFYDTFIGPRDIVFHRDLDIVAGSTVLRSLTLQVGMGGGVTMEIPAYLRYVVVESTGEPKIAELQAFWELPAMVWQFASNGIAALGPGLRLTRALLTNQNPVGALGFAAGARRPGARQRAALNTLTTALTRGDELAVRRILGRGVAVNLGDDTAVSADGIGALLRGATWTKHIAAGRYIAVAVRTDTARGVLIAEFGAGAQVVGLRYFTPS
- a CDS encoding class I SAM-dependent methyltransferase, with the protein product MLTVDFDRLGIGPGMRVIDVGCGAGRHSFEAYRRGADIVAFDQDEAELAGVATMFGAMADVGEAPASAQAQAVAGDALALPYPDGHFDVVIASEILEHVPADDAAIDELVRVLRPGGLLAVTVPRWLPERLCWLLSDDYHANEGGHVRIYRADALRDKITARGLACTHTHHAHALHSPYWWLKCAVGVENNEHPAVTAYHRLLVWDMMSAPLATRVAETALNPLIGKSVALYFRKPAAPGTDGAS
- the uvrA gene encoding excinuclease ABC subunit UvrA encodes the protein MADRLIVKGAREHNLRSVDLDLPRDALIVFTGLSGSGKSSLAFDTIFAEGQRRYVESLSAYARQFLGQMDKPDVDFIEGLSPAVSIDQKSTNRNPRSTVGTITEVYDYLRLLYARAGSPHCPVCGEKIARQTPQQIVDQVLAMDEGLRFQVLAPVVRTRKGEFVDLFDKLNSQGYSRARVDGVVYPLTDPPKLKKQEKHDIEVVVDRLTVKASSKQRLTDSVETALNLADGIVVLEFVDREDDHPHREQRFSEKLACPNGHPLAVDDLEPRSFSFNSPYGACPECTGLGIRKEVDPDLVVPDPELTLAEGAVAPWSMGHTAEYFTRMMAGLGESMGFDVDTPWRKLPAKARNAILNGCDEQVHVRYKNRYGRTRSYYADFEGVLAYLQRRMEQTESEQMKERLEGFMRDVPCPECNGTRLKPEILAVTLAAGDLGAMSIAEVCALSIADCSNFLNALTLGPREQAIAGQVLKEVQSRLGFLLDVGLEYLSLERAAGTLSGGEAQRIRLATQIGSGLVGVLYVLDEPSIGLHQRDNRRLIETLTRLRDLGNTLIVVEHDEDTIASSDWVVDIGPAAGEHGGTVVHSGPYDELLTNPASITGAYLAGRESIEVPMVRRPVDHSRVLTVVGAREHNLRDIDVSFPLGVLTAVTGVSGSGKSTLVNDILATVLANKLNGARMVPGRHTRINGLNEVDKLVRVDQSPIGRTPRSNAATYTGVFDKIRTLFAATTEAKVRGYQPGRFSFNVKGGRCEACSGDGTLKIEMNFLPDVYVPCEVCHGARYNRETLEVHYKGKTIAEVLDLSIEEATEFFEPISSIHRYLKTLLDVGLGYVRLGQPAPTLSGGEAQRVKLAAELQKRSTGRTVYILDEPTTGLHFEDIRKLLKVINGLVDKGNTVIVIEHNLDVIKTADWLIDMGPEGGSGGGMVVAQGTPEDVAAVPESYTGKFLAEVLDGRGAPAQLTRAPAKKAPARKAPAKKAAAQKPAAQKAAAQKTTAKKAAPARAKKVTARG
- a CDS encoding ABC transporter permease, producing the protein MAGIATGTARRGSRFAPYLMIAPALIYLTVFFAVPMFSLLRTSLSTSSGSVFLPTLTFSWQFDNYTRALDTYSEQIMRSLGYALAATVISLLLSYPLAYTIAFKAGRYKNLLLGLVVLPFFVTFLIRTLAWKTILADDGFVVGALGSVGLLPSEGRLLSTSWAVIGGLVYNSMTFMVLPLYASLEKIDVRLLDAARDLYSTGPRVFGKVVLPLSMPGIVAGSLLVFIPAVGDFINADYLGSPRTTMIGNVIQKQFLVVKDYPVAAALSFVLMASILAGVLLYTRALGTKDLV